A genomic stretch from Sphingobacterium sp. ML3W includes:
- a CDS encoding glycoside hydrolase family 97 protein: MINVIKKTGSRVVVLGALSLSAVMSFAQEKFELNSPSGTNSIEVNLGTKLTWALSSGGERMLEPSPISLDLGNGRIWGQNAKLKKASRLAHKDLIHPPIYRKREIKDEYNELTLDFKDNYSVVFRAYDDGVAYRFVSKEKKPFVVVSEEVAFNAGTNASAFIASPKARLNSGVEDPFYSSFQNTYSHIKVANWNDGKPGMLPLLLEKDNGKKICITEADLIDYPGMYLTKGNEANVLSGLFAAYPKEIATEVKGLKGVVKSREKYIAKSNGPRDFPWRVAIVSAKDQDLLDNDMVYKLATPAKFTDFSWIKPGKVAWDWWNNWNVYDVDFNSGVNNETYKYYIDFASKNKIEYVILDEGWSVEGKADLFQVVPEINLKELISYAEQRNVGIVLWAGYKAFDKDMDAICKHYAAMGVKGFKIDFMDRDDQQMIYFNYRAAEAGAKHRLLIDLHGTSKPTGLQRTFPNTINFEGVHGLEEMKWAKPEVDQVTYDVTMPFIRMVAGPVDYTQGAMRNASKENFRTVYTQPMSQGTRCRQLAEYVVFESPLNMLCDAPSNYIKEPECTTFIAGIPTVWDETVPLDSKVGEHIAIARRKGDTWYVAALTGWNPKDITFDLSFMGKGNYEIELFKDGINVDKVAEDYKREKNKLNMSESNIVKAHLASGGGFIMKLTKI; the protein is encoded by the coding sequence ATGATCAACGTAATTAAAAAGACCGGCTCGCGAGTAGTGGTGCTGGGAGCTTTATCCCTGTCAGCTGTAATGTCTTTTGCACAAGAAAAATTCGAACTTAATAGTCCTTCAGGAACAAATAGCATAGAGGTGAATCTCGGTACTAAGCTCACTTGGGCATTGAGTAGTGGAGGTGAGCGTATGCTTGAGCCTTCACCAATATCATTGGATCTGGGTAACGGTCGTATTTGGGGCCAGAATGCGAAATTAAAAAAGGCCAGTCGTTTAGCACACAAGGATCTAATACATCCCCCGATCTATCGAAAAAGAGAAATCAAGGATGAGTATAATGAGCTTACTCTTGACTTTAAGGATAACTATAGTGTTGTTTTCAGGGCTTATGATGATGGTGTTGCCTATCGTTTTGTCTCGAAAGAGAAAAAACCATTTGTCGTTGTTTCAGAAGAAGTTGCATTTAACGCTGGAACTAATGCCAGCGCTTTTATTGCAAGTCCAAAAGCACGTTTGAACAGCGGTGTGGAGGATCCATTTTATAGCTCATTTCAGAATACTTATAGTCACATTAAAGTAGCGAACTGGAACGACGGAAAACCCGGTATGCTCCCTCTTCTTTTGGAAAAAGATAATGGTAAAAAAATCTGTATCACAGAGGCTGATCTCATAGACTATCCCGGGATGTATCTGACAAAGGGTAATGAAGCGAATGTACTTTCGGGTTTATTTGCGGCATATCCCAAAGAAATTGCGACAGAGGTGAAAGGGCTAAAAGGAGTTGTCAAAAGCCGTGAAAAATATATTGCAAAGAGTAATGGTCCGCGTGACTTCCCTTGGCGTGTTGCTATCGTGAGCGCTAAAGATCAGGATCTTCTGGATAATGATATGGTTTATAAACTGGCGACTCCGGCAAAGTTCACTGACTTTAGCTGGATCAAGCCTGGTAAAGTCGCTTGGGATTGGTGGAACAATTGGAATGTCTATGATGTAGACTTCAATAGTGGCGTAAACAACGAGACCTATAAATATTACATTGATTTCGCATCCAAAAATAAAATAGAATATGTGATTTTGGACGAAGGTTGGTCCGTTGAAGGAAAGGCTGACCTTTTTCAGGTTGTTCCCGAGATTAACCTAAAGGAACTGATCAGCTACGCGGAACAACGCAATGTTGGTATTGTGCTTTGGGCCGGATACAAAGCTTTTGACAAGGATATGGATGCTATTTGTAAACATTACGCTGCAATGGGAGTCAAAGGCTTTAAGATTGATTTTATGGACCGTGACGATCAGCAGATGATATATTTTAACTATCGGGCAGCAGAGGCAGGTGCAAAACATCGCTTGCTTATTGACCTGCATGGAACATCAAAACCTACAGGACTTCAGCGTACCTTCCCAAACACAATCAATTTTGAGGGAGTACATGGTCTGGAGGAAATGAAATGGGCAAAGCCTGAGGTAGATCAGGTGACCTATGATGTGACTATGCCTTTTATCCGGATGGTAGCAGGGCCAGTAGATTATACGCAAGGGGCTATGCGGAATGCGAGTAAGGAGAATTTCCGAACTGTATATACCCAGCCGATGAGCCAGGGTACACGCTGCCGGCAATTAGCTGAGTATGTCGTTTTCGAATCTCCTTTGAATATGCTCTGCGATGCACCTTCCAATTACATCAAGGAACCGGAATGTACAACATTTATTGCTGGGATTCCGACGGTCTGGGATGAAACCGTTCCGCTGGATTCCAAGGTCGGCGAACATATCGCGATTGCTCGGCGGAAAGGTGATACCTGGTATGTGGCAGCTTTGACAGGCTGGAATCCGAAAGATATCACGTTTGATCTTAGTTTTATGGGGAAAGGAAACTATGAAATCGAACTATTTAAAGACGGTATCAACGTTGATAAAGTCGCTGAAGATTATAAGCGCGAAAAAAATAAACTTAATATGAGCGAAAGTAACATTGTTAAAGCACATCTGGCCTCGGGTGGTGGCTTTATCATGAAACTTACGAAAATTTAA
- a CDS encoding RagB/SusD family nutrient uptake outer membrane protein encodes MRRIIKVKISYILSVMLLCTTGCSTDFLNITPRNAFSDETIWQDPVLAEKFISDIYNAFDATNSGFTEQMQASATDESLWNHTDAFLLLNTGAINGANQGWSGTSRWWERMYTYIRFSNIAVEKLTDDTKNGIKDQPAKDKLLAQAYFIRAYCYHQLLRYYGGVPLIINSYEYSEDPTVYKKERATYEACVNQIIQDCDESYKRLGGVKLEKGRVNALAILALKSRTLIYAASDLHDSKKLTTKVSDLGDIADKLPLLAYTSGSQQERYRLAQAAAKAAMDAGAGYKLNLTEPVSVNQGITNYKSIAMGGGSKAAGIDVTAAADVIFARYFITEQSSSHARDNGPNGYSSWGGNQPLGLLVDDYEMSDGTKFDWNNPVHKTAPYKNRDPRFYASILYDGADWKPRNNAADPANQIQTGTYDLLVGGNLTKFSGLDTKQAPRESHNGTWTGYYIGKFIDPDPDIIDAQARQYVPWPYFRYTELVFNYVEASIELGETEIAKTWLNKIRFRAGMPAITATDQNTLRKIYRHERRIEMAYEQQRFFDARRWLIADETLGRKVTIVKVDATFKPGKSLANTYKHDESIYDYNYTPQEFNTKENRIWKNQLYFIPLSRDEIRKNPLLVQNPGYVE; translated from the coding sequence GGATCCAGTACTGGCAGAAAAGTTCATCAGTGACATCTACAATGCTTTTGATGCGACAAATTCTGGCTTTACTGAACAGATGCAAGCTTCCGCGACAGATGAGTCATTATGGAATCATACAGATGCATTTCTTCTGTTAAATACAGGTGCGATAAATGGAGCCAATCAAGGTTGGAGTGGTACATCCAGGTGGTGGGAACGCATGTATACTTATATCAGGTTCAGTAATATAGCGGTAGAAAAATTGACCGATGATACCAAAAATGGAATCAAAGATCAACCTGCAAAAGATAAATTATTGGCGCAGGCTTATTTTATCCGTGCCTACTGTTACCACCAATTATTGAGATATTACGGTGGTGTTCCACTGATCATCAACAGCTACGAGTATTCCGAAGATCCTACTGTGTATAAAAAGGAACGTGCTACTTATGAAGCCTGTGTGAACCAGATTATACAAGATTGTGATGAATCTTATAAACGGTTAGGTGGCGTAAAACTCGAGAAGGGACGCGTGAATGCTCTTGCTATTTTGGCGCTTAAGTCAAGAACACTCATTTATGCAGCAAGTGATTTACACGATAGTAAAAAATTGACTACGAAAGTCAGCGATTTGGGCGATATTGCTGATAAGCTACCATTATTAGCTTACACCTCTGGATCACAGCAAGAACGATATCGTTTGGCGCAAGCTGCCGCTAAGGCAGCCATGGATGCTGGAGCAGGATATAAGTTAAACCTTACGGAACCTGTTTCTGTTAATCAGGGGATTACAAATTATAAAAGTATCGCCATGGGGGGGGGAAGCAAAGCTGCGGGTATTGATGTGACAGCGGCAGCTGATGTTATTTTTGCACGTTATTTTATAACGGAACAGAGCTCATCGCATGCGAGAGACAATGGACCAAATGGATATAGTAGCTGGGGTGGGAATCAACCTTTGGGGCTGCTAGTGGATGATTATGAAATGAGCGACGGTACTAAATTTGACTGGAATAATCCCGTTCATAAGACAGCACCCTATAAAAATAGAGACCCACGATTTTATGCTTCTATCTTATACGATGGGGCAGATTGGAAACCGAGAAATAACGCTGCAGATCCAGCAAATCAGATCCAGACCGGAACCTATGATCTACTAGTAGGTGGTAATTTAACTAAGTTTTCCGGTCTTGATACTAAGCAAGCACCAAGGGAATCGCATAATGGCACATGGACAGGGTATTATATTGGAAAATTTATAGATCCTGATCCTGATATTATCGATGCACAGGCGAGACAATATGTACCTTGGCCTTATTTTAGATATACAGAATTAGTATTTAATTATGTAGAGGCCAGCATAGAACTTGGTGAGACAGAAATTGCTAAGACCTGGTTGAACAAGATTAGATTTAGAGCGGGGATGCCTGCGATTACGGCGACAGATCAAAATACCTTGCGTAAGATATATCGTCATGAACGTCGTATAGAAATGGCTTATGAACAACAACGTTTTTTTGATGCACGAAGATGGCTTATTGCTGATGAAACCCTAGGGCGGAAAGTTACTATTGTTAAGGTTGACGCGACGTTCAAGCCAGGAAAGTCGTTAGCGAATACCTATAAACATGATGAGTCCATATATGATTACAATTATACGCCACAGGAGTTTAATACAAAGGAAAATCGTATTTGGAAAAATCAGCTTTATTTTATTCCCTTATCTCGTGATGAAATAAGAAAAAATCCATTATTAGTGCAAAACCCCGGTTATGTTGAGTAA